In Tachyglossus aculeatus isolate mTacAcu1 chromosome X4, mTacAcu1.pri, whole genome shotgun sequence, the DNA window ctgtactaagcgcttggaaagtacaattcagcgataaagacagacaatccttgattcagccattcattcattcgatcgtgtttatcgagcgtttactgtgtgcagagcactgtactaagtgcttggaaagtacaatttggcaacagatagagacaatccctgcacaacaacgggctcacagtctagaagagggaagacagacaacaagagaagcaacgtggctcagtggaaagagcacgggttctggagtcagaggtcaggggttctaatcccggctctgccaattttcggctgtgtgaccttgggcaagtcacttaacttctctatgcgtcagttacctcatctgtaatatggggattaagactgtgagcccccctccccctccccgtgggacaatctgatcaccatgtaacctccctagtgcttagaacagtgctttgcacatagtgagcacttaataaatgccatcattattagtattatcattattaacaaaacaaagcaaaacaagtagatgggcatcaataccACCAATATGAATAAACAcaattatagatacatatcattaatgaaataaatagaataataaacatgcacatatatgtatatatacacaagtactgtggggtggggggggctgtagggcagagggagggagttggggcgatggcgaggggaggaggaggacaggaaaaggggggctcagtctgggatccctGATCacgctgggcttacagtctagaggggaagacgacgggcatcaaaacaggcattgatataaataaatggaattccgTACacctacatacataagtgctgcggggcagggagtgggggaagagcaaagggagagagtcgaggtgacgcagaagggagggggagctgaggaaaaggggggcttagtcagggaaggccccttggaggaggtgcgccttcaggaGGGCCCTGAAGGTGGGCgggagggaagagtgatggtttggcggattttgaggagggagggcgttctgggccagaggcaggacgggggccaggggccgacggcgggacaggcgagatcgaggcccagtgaggttagcaccagaggagcggcgtgtgcggactgggatgtacaaggagagaaggggggtcagGTAAgaaggtgcaaggtgatggacagctctcaagccaagagtgaggggtttctgttcgaTACGGAGGTCGCTAGGCAACCACCGGTGATTTTTGAGAAGCGGCTGACGTGccccgaacgtttctgtagaaagataatccgggcaacagagtgaagtacggactgaagtggcgagaggcaggaggttgggaggtcagaaaggaggctgacgcagtcatccagtcgggataggaacaGCGAGCGTACTGAGgtggtagcggtctggatggaggggaaaggatggatcttgtcGACATGGTGAAGGTGAGACGTggtgggatttggtgacggatcggatacgtggggtgaatgagagggcggagtcaaggatgtCCTTTAGGCCACTGACAAAGGAAGAGTGGAAAGAGGGACCTgcggtcagggaaggtgtcttggggaGGGACTgcttgggaggtgggaagaagaagaaggaagaacggGGACgtggtggaaggaaggaaagggaaggaaggagaagacaggGCCAGACCTTCAGCTGGAGGATCTTCCTCCCGCACGACGCGCTGCTCGGCCACCGCTATCAGCTGTAGGATCTTCCTTCCGCACAACGCGCGGCTCAGCCACCAACCGTCACCGTGGCCTCACTGACTTTCTAACAGCTCTCGCCAGAGCACTGCGATAGAGTCCAACAGAGGGCGAGTAAGGCACGGTGCCTGGCTCACGTTCCAAAAGTGGTCCAGGGAGACTGGTGACAGGCTGCTCAGAAAAGATTTAAACGAGAGAGGCAAGATGACATTGGAGTTCAGGGGTGACTATCGCGTAGGCACACCTAGTCGATCGCATGGGGACTCGGGCTCATTTCCGGATCCTCATCATCGCGATCGGCACCGTTGTCGTTGTTACAGTTGTTTAGCACCGACTACGTGGCGATCGCTCTTCCGAGCGCAGGGACGGGTTCCCGGTAAATCGGGTAGGACCCAGTGCCCGTCCcgcggtctaaggaggaggtCCGGTAGCCTCGTCccccttttatccccattttacagttgaggaaactgaggcagagagaagttaggggacttgcccaaggtcacacacagcaagcgatcggcagaggtgggattagaacccagatcctctgcctcccaggcccgggctccttccgccggACCATGCCGCTCATTAATCCTTTGACATCCGTTCCCccaatagagtgtaagctccttgtggctaggGAAGTTGTCCTGGGGTTCCGCTGACTTTCCCCAGCTCTGAAAATCACTGCTTGAGTCAACCGATCCATCcatctgtgtccgacctgactgcccagtgtccaccccagggcttggaagagtGTCGGCCACATAGTGAGCGCATCACAAACGGCatggtaataacaacaacaataacggttatagtaataataataataccggaaTGAAAATAAgttcattcactcgatcattcactcagttgaatttattgagcacttacctgcatatatattgagcgcttaccgtgcgcagggcactgtactaagcgcacgaaCGTACAACAGTAAAGAGAGATGGTGAGTCACCATGCGATTGAACATGCGTGCCTACCGAACGGTCACCCTGGACCTCTCATGTTATTTCGTCTTTATTACCGTTTCAGTCTTTCTGCGTGAGCCTgagtgatcgatcgatcgatcgattgacaagGCTAACTGCGGCACTTTGTGGAATGCAGACCATGTGCCAGCCACCGGATCAAGCGCCGGGAGAGCTACGGGAAAATCCGATCccacagagtccctggcccacccagGACAAGTGGCCAAGTGACTCGGCCGGTATAGGGTGGCCgtctggaggcaggagaaggggcGTGACCTTTCTGTCCGTGATCGGTGGTCGCCCTGGGTACCAGAGGGCCCgagggggggtgggcggggccccACGGTGCGAGAGAGGCCCATCTCAGGTACAGGAGCCTCTCAGGCAACGGTGCCCAGGCCCAGAGGCATTTGCACGGGAGGCAGCAGGTGCCCGGCAAAGGTATGGGGCGGAGGCATGACTGCCGCCCCTACCCGCGATGGGATGGATGAGGCCATCAAGAGGCGGGGGAGCGGAGAAAAGCCAAGGGAGCGGATGAGGTGAGGATGGCGGGAAGCCGAGGGAGCAGACGAGGTGAGGGCTGCGGGAAGCTGAAGGAGTGGACGAGGTGAAGGCGGCGGGACCGAGCTGTGGGAAAGGACTaggtgagggcagagggaaggagctgAGGAGAGCAGACGAGATGAGGGTGGCGGGAAAGAGCTGAGGAGAGCAGACGAGGAGAGGGTGGTGGGAGAGATCTGAGGTGAGCAGACTCGGTGAGGGTGGTGGGAAGCCGAGGGAGCGGACGAGGTGAGGATGGCGGGAAGCCGAGGGAGCGGATGAGGTTAGGGCTGTGGGAAGCTGAAGGAGTGGACGAGGCGAAGGCGGTGGGACCGAGCTGAGGGAAAGGACTaggtgagggtggagggagagatcaGAGGTGAGCAGACTCGGTGAGGGTGGTGGGAAGCCGAGGAAGCGGACGAGGTGAGGATGGCGGGAAGCCGAGGGAGCGGACGAGGTGAGGGCTGTGGGAAGCTGAAGGAGTGGACGAGGCGAAGGCGGTGGGACCGAGCTGCGGGAAAGGACTaggtgagggtggagggaaggagttgAGGAGAGCAGACGAGGTGAGGGTGGCGGGAAAGAGCTGAGGAGAGCAGACGAGGAGAGGGTGGTGGGAAGGAGTTGAGGAGAGCAGACGAGGTGAGGGTGGCGGGAAAGAGCTGAGGAGAGCAGACGAGGAGAGGGTGGTGGGAGAGATCTGAGGTGAGCAGATgtggtgagggtggagggaagCTGAGGAAGCGGACGAAGTAAGGGCTGCGAGGTCTCGGGTCCTAGCGACTGGATTATCACCAACAGAGTGGATCTCGTGCCAGACTGAAGAATATGGGAGTTGAAACAGATGGTGGGGTCAAGGATGCCCCCTTCCTGGGcttcagggagagaagggaggaggtttCACCAAGCGGGATAGGAGAGCTCGGTGTTGGCCAGGATTTAAGAGGAAAGACGGGGAGGTGCCGTAAGGGAGGTGCTTTCACAGCGGGCCAAGGCGGGTCCCGCGGCCTCGGTAACAGGTCAGCCGAGCACCGGGCATCGGCCGTCAGCCGGACGTGCTCCCGGCTCAAAAGGCTTCACGATGAATTGGCTTTCTGGTTCACAAAACCCAACtgtgcctcctccctcccttccccgacccgctccccgccccccatAAGAAACCCCGCTTCTGACCCCTGGAAAGAGTAcaatcccgggagtcagaagaccagagttctaatcctgcctccgccacctcgGAACTTGTCTGGCCACTCCGgtgaagtgtactctcccgagtgcttagttagtgctccgcactcagtaagcgctcgcgaaacaccatcgattgactgatcgaccgACAGCTGGATGGtttcgtgaccttgggtgagtcactgaacttGTCTGCGCCCGAGTTCCCtaaatctgtaaaacggggattcactccgcgtcctccctcctgcttggcccgcgagccccaggcggggcagggAGCGCGCCCGACCCGACCGTCTCGGGTCGGCCCCCGCCTCGAATACCGTGCTGGGTGATCGGCGCTTCACCATAAAACTCCTACTTCTGTTCAGGGCCCctgtcgtgggttcagatcccggctccgccccttgtcggccgtgtgacgtcacttcccttctctgggcctcagtgacctcctctgtggtAATGGGGATtaggcccgtgagccccacgtgggaccccctgatcacctcgtgtcctcctcagtgcttagaacggtgctttgcacatagtaagcgcttatcaaatgccgtcattaattatgatgatgatgatgatttcttattaagcgcttactaggcagcgagcacccttctaagcgcttaagagaggcCATCGTCCCTGAGGGGAGCTTTGCGGCCGCTGGGCCGGCAGCCCTTTGCGGGCAGGGGGCGCGCCTACCTGGCCGGTCCCAGCGTCCCCCGCTTGGCGCTCAGCACGGCGCTCAGCACGGCGCTCAGCACGGCGCCCGTCCCGGCGCCATTGGCCCCGAGGCCCTCAGTgacggggggcgcggggggggggggggggggcgcagggggggggggggcgcgcgcaggGCGGGGCCCGGTGGCGCCACAGAGGGCCGGCGCGGGGCCGGAAGTGGCGGGCGGGAGCGCCCAGACCCACAAGCCTCGGCGCCGGAGGCAGCAGGCGCGCGCCGGCCTCGACGCCGCCCACCGCCCTCACCACGACgacggcgacgacgacgacgacgaggatgAGGGCGGCGGCCTGTCAGGGCGTGGCCGTGGGCGCCACCGCCCCCAACTGCGATGGGCCgggcgggcccggcccggggaggCGCGGCCGACCGGGCAAGTGGGAGAGGTGAGGCGGCGGGCGGAGAGGCCCACGCCGCGGCCGGGAAGGAGGCGACGGAGCGGCCGGGGCGAGGGCGGCGGGAGCCGCTGAGGGAAAGAACCCGCGGAGGGCGGACGGGAGGAACTGAGGGAACGAGAGAGGGCCGGGGCAAAGAGTCGAGACGGGCGGGAAGGAGCCGAGGGAAGGCAGGGCgccgggagagagccgagggaggAGGGAAACTGCTGAGGGAAGAGGGCGGCCGGAAAGAgccgagggaggagggaaagacctgagggaggagggaaagagccgaGGGAAGAGGGCGGCGGGAAAGAgccgagggaggagggaaagagccgaGGGAAGAGGGCGGCGGGAAAGAgccgagggaggagggaaagagctgagggaagagggcagcgggaaagagccgagggaggagggaaagagctgagggaggagggaaagagctgagggaagagggaaagagctgagggaggagggaaagagctgagggaagagggaaagagccgagggaggagggaaagagctgagggaagagggcggcgggaaagagccgagggaggagggaaagagctgagggaggagggaaagagccgaGGGAAGAGGGCGGCAGGAAAGAgccgagggaggagggaaagagctgagggaagagggaaagagccgAGGGAAGAGGGCGGCGGGAAAGAgccgagggaggagggaaagagctgagggaagagGGCGCCAGGAAAGAgccgagggaggagggaaagagctgagggaggagggaaagagccgaGGGAAGAGGGCGGCGGGAAAGAgccgagggaggagggaaagagctgacggAAGAGGGAAAGAGCCGAGGGAAGAGGGCGGCGGGAAAGAgccgagggaggagggaaagagctgagggaagagGGCGCCGGGAAAGAgccgagggaggagggaaagagctgagggaggagggaaagagccgaGGGAAGAGGGCGGCGGGAAAGAgccgagggaggagggaaagagctgagggaggagggtggcGGGAAAGAGCTGAGCGAAAGGGGAAGGTTGAGCGCGGCAGCGGGGCGGCCGCCTTAGACGACGGAGCAGCCGAGGGAGCGGCCCGGGCGCGGGCGGAGGCCCAAGAAGACGGGGCGGCCGAGACGAGGGCGGCGCCGAGGGAAACGTTGCCGGCgacggagggaggggagaagggggcgcccccccccccgccgtgtcCCCGCCCGGGCCCGACGCCGCCGTGTCCCCCTTCTGCCCCTTAGGACCCCCAGGAGCCAGTCGTGCTTCACTCGGAGGCAGGCGGGTCTGGTCCCGCGCTGCTACGTGCGGCCCTGGAAGGAGGAGGTGTTTTCCGGCCGGCAGGCAAGCAAGGTAAGTTAGCGCGCCGACCTTCGGCCCACCAACCGAGGGGGAGAAGAACCCGGGAGACTCGGCGGAGGCGGCCCTTTGCTTACAGTCGCCTCTCCGGAGACCGGAGGTCCGTGGGGACGTGACGGCGTGTGGAGCGGGAGGGAAACACCCCGAGCCAAGCGGGCCCAGAGCCCTGGGCCGGAAAGCAagagggagcgagggagggacggagggagacagacagacgcgGAGGTTTATTCGGGGAGCAAGCGGAAGGTGAAGGCCGTGCGGGAAAGAGGGCCAGGTCCCTCCCGGGTATTTTACCTCGAGCGCCCTTAGGTTCCGCAGCCCCGCGCcgttgggagggagggcgggtTGGGGGAGTGTCTGAGAATGGAGAAGAAGTAAAAGGTGACAGAGGGACGTCAGTCGGCGGCGagcgagagaagaggagagaacgcTTGAGGCAGGTGAGGAGAGAGGGGCTGGTACCCCAGGCGCGGACACGTTCCCGGCGATGGTCACCCGCGTATCTTCGGCCCGGGGAAGCAGGT includes these proteins:
- the LOC119947876 gene encoding uncharacterized protein LOC119947876 — its product is MTAAPTRDGMDEAIKRRGSGEKPRERMRSAEHRASAVSRTCSRLKRLHDELAFWGRAYLAGPSVPRLALSTALSTALSTAPVPAPLAPRPSGGARWRHRGPARGRKWRAGAPRPTSLGAGGSRRAPASTPPTALTTTTATTTTTRMRAAACQGVAVGATAPNCDGPGGPGPGRRGRPGKWERTPRSQSCFTRRQAGLVPRCYVRPWKEEVFSGRQASKLSYGKISSGTRSGSTAAHPSTVKEEASSEGSSSESDEFSSVPKRKRKSRFDAAAGHGHWAVPSSRSLPFRGGKRVNNIWARVIEEQNHDALAAKLFLMDIQDNIDHSRESETYNYLQARRLRRLREKQKLDEELDEYMRGVNRMELEEVGDGQSHQLPRLPLRERLGPGEEHGRRRAVAGEKSEEEAAEDIFSRPGADEDDLEEFI